One Solanum lycopersicum chromosome 2, SLM_r2.1 genomic region harbors:
- the LOC101247185 gene encoding nuclear transport factor 2B, whose translation MDPDAVAKAFVDYYYTTFDTNRAGLASVYQESSVLSFEGQKYQGTQSISGKLTGLPFQQCKHQINTVDCQPSGAAGGMLVFVSGNLSLPGEQHTLKFSQMFHLIPTQGGSFYVQNDIFRLNYA comes from the exons ATGGATCCCGACGCCGTAGCGAAGGCATTTGTGGACTACTACTACACCACCTTCGATACCAATCGGGCTGGACTTGCTAGCGTCTACCAGGAAAGCTCTGTACTGTCTTTTGAGGGTCAGAAGTATCAGGGGACTCAAAGTATCTCCGGTAAGCTCACCGGTCTACCTTTCCAGCAGTGCAAGCACCAGATCAACACCGTTGATTGTCAGCCCTCTGGTGCTGCCGGGGGAATGCTTGTCTTTGTCAGCGGCAATCTCAGCCTTCCAGGCGAACAACACACCCTCAAGTTCAGTCAG ATGTTTCACTTGATTCCAACACAAGGAGGAAGTTTCTACGTGCAGAATGACATATTTCGCTTGAACTATGCTTGA
- the LOC101246891 gene encoding uncharacterized protein produces the protein MNDWAGPIIATALFGFLSPGLLFQMPGKITPVDFMNMKTSWISVLVHALLFGLILILVLVNFNLHLYV, from the coding sequence atgaatgattGGGCTGGTCCGATTATAGCAACAGCACTATTTGGATTTCTATCTCCAGGATTATTGTTTCAAATGCCAGGGAAGATTACACCAGTTGATTTCATGAACATGAAGACCAGTTGGATTTCTGTATTGGTTCATGCTCTCCTCTTTGGTTTGATCCTTATTCTTGTACTTGTTAATTTCAATCTACATCTCtatgtttaa